The Lactobacillus sp. ESL0680 genome has a segment encoding these proteins:
- the cas2e gene encoding type I-E CRISPR-associated endoribonuclease Cas2e, whose amino-acid sequence MIVVTLTKVPQSLRGDLTKWYQEVQTGVYVGNVSARIRDLVWQRVEKNIGNGEATMVYSTNTELGYQIKTTRRNYEVVDYDGIPLVMRLNVDAVPQTTKYGFSNAAKFHRARMMAHKQNKFQAKAPQPEITVLDLETTGLKVDRDQIIAIGAVKRLRNGSYEKFDELIKLDQKVPKSITELTGITDKMLEDKGIPLDSALVKLKDFIKSSILMGYNFRFDETFLSSGLIACNLPELNNKTVDLMAVVKKAEKFLDNYQLATVLKFYNIENLRPHNALSDAQATMELANKLMEKGSLKF is encoded by the coding sequence ATGATTGTAGTTACTTTAACTAAAGTCCCACAGTCATTACGAGGCGATCTTACCAAGTGGTATCAAGAAGTTCAAACAGGTGTCTATGTTGGCAACGTTAGTGCACGAATACGTGACTTGGTCTGGCAGCGAGTGGAAAAGAATATCGGTAACGGTGAAGCAACGATGGTCTATAGTACCAATACCGAGCTGGGCTATCAGATTAAAACAACACGACGAAATTATGAAGTTGTTGATTATGATGGCATCCCGCTGGTAATGCGCCTTAATGTTGATGCTGTCCCTCAGACTACAAAATATGGTTTTAGTAATGCGGCAAAATTTCATCGGGCAAGAATGATGGCGCATAAACAAAACAAGTTCCAAGCTAAGGCGCCGCAACCAGAAATTACGGTGCTAGACCTTGAAACAACGGGATTAAAAGTAGATCGTGACCAAATTATTGCAATTGGTGCTGTCAAAAGATTGAGAAATGGCAGCTATGAAAAATTTGACGAACTAATTAAATTGGATCAGAAAGTACCTAAGTCAATAACTGAATTAACAGGGATAACTGATAAGATGCTGGAAGATAAGGGAATACCTCTTGATTCTGCTCTTGTTAAGCTAAAGGATTTTATTAAATCTTCTATTTTAATGGGCTACAATTTTCGTTTTGATGAAACGTTTTTATCTTCTGGGTTAATTGCCTGCAATTTACCGGAATTAAATAATAAAACCGTTGACTTAATGGCAGTAGTCAAGAAGGCTGAAAAGTTCCTTGATAATTACCAATTAGCAACGGTTCTGAAGTTTTATAATATTGAAAATTTGCGGCCGCACAATGCATTATCTGATGCTCAGGCGACAATGGAGTTAGCGAACAAACTAATGGAAAAAGGCAGCCTTAAATTTTAA
- the cas1e gene encoding type I-E CRISPR-associated endonuclease Cas1e, with protein sequence MVKNFGAKKPELSELARVSDRITFLYFEHAKLNRQDSALMVSDSRGTVYVPAAIVSVLMLGPGVDVTHRAMELIGDAGMSVVWVGERGVRHYAHGRSLNHSSQLLEAQAKLVSNKRTRVAVARKMYQMRFPGEDVSQLSMQELRGKEGSRVRRIYREQSKRTGVPWTRREYNPDDFESQTPINKALTEAHQALYGLSYSVIVAMGASVGLGFVHTGHDLAFVYDFADLYKAEISIPLAFEITAKYGNDKDISTRTRLAMRDIFASGKLLTRMVTDLQDLLGVKETKEANVINLWDDKLGLQKFGVQYHEIEEDNDQ encoded by the coding sequence ATGGTTAAAAATTTTGGTGCTAAGAAACCCGAACTATCAGAATTGGCGAGGGTTAGTGATCGAATAACATTTCTTTATTTTGAACATGCTAAGTTAAACCGCCAAGATAGTGCCCTAATGGTTTCTGATAGTCGCGGGACTGTTTATGTTCCAGCGGCAATTGTTAGCGTATTAATGTTGGGACCGGGTGTTGATGTTACTCATCGAGCAATGGAATTAATTGGTGATGCTGGCATGAGTGTCGTTTGGGTAGGTGAGCGCGGCGTTCGTCATTATGCTCATGGTCGTTCACTCAATCATTCTTCGCAATTGCTTGAGGCGCAAGCTAAATTAGTATCGAATAAACGTACCCGAGTAGCAGTTGCTCGAAAAATGTACCAGATGCGTTTTCCTGGTGAAGATGTTTCGCAATTATCAATGCAGGAATTGCGGGGCAAGGAAGGCAGTCGCGTTAGACGAATCTATCGTGAACAGTCTAAGAGAACAGGTGTCCCTTGGACTAGGCGTGAATACAATCCTGATGATTTTGAGTCCCAGACACCAATCAATAAGGCATTGACCGAAGCCCACCAAGCTTTATATGGTTTAAGCTATAGTGTTATTGTTGCAATGGGTGCTTCTGTAGGGTTAGGTTTTGTCCATACAGGCCATGATTTGGCATTTGTTTATGATTTTGCGGACTTGTATAAGGCAGAAATTTCGATTCCGCTTGCCTTTGAGATAACTGCCAAATACGGTAATGATAAGGATATTTCTACTAGGACACGGCTTGCTATGCGGGACATATTTGCCAGTGGTAAATTGTTAACGAGAATGGTAACTGATTTACAAGATTTATTGGGTGTAAAAGAAACCAAAGAGGCAAATGTTATCAATTTGTGGGATGACAAACTAGGTTTGCAAAAATTCGGTGTCCAATATCATGAAATTGAAGAGGATAATGACCAATGA
- the cas6e gene encoding type I-E CRISPR-associated protein Cas6/Cse3/CasE, producing MYLSRVQIDVDNRQKIKDLTQLSAFHNWVEQSFPDEISAGERLRHLWRLDRLSGNLYLLVLSENQPDRNKLSRYGVPDTVIIKDYDNFLSKIEQGQMMQFRLTANPSYRPKDQNKIFPHVTVAQQTKWLADRAEKSGFRVKYTADEQSFDIVSRDWPLLSYRGGRRVRLSRVTFEGTLQVVDVELFKKTLINGLGREKAFGMGLMTVIPRAK from the coding sequence ATGTATTTATCAAGAGTTCAAATTGATGTAGATAATCGGCAAAAAATCAAAGATTTGACGCAACTTTCGGCCTTTCATAATTGGGTGGAACAAAGTTTTCCAGATGAAATCAGTGCTGGTGAGAGATTGCGTCACTTGTGGCGGCTTGACCGCTTATCAGGGAATTTATACTTATTGGTTCTTAGTGAAAATCAGCCGGATCGGAATAAATTGTCACGCTATGGCGTGCCTGATACGGTTATTATTAAGGATTACGATAATTTTTTAAGTAAAATTGAGCAAGGACAGATGATGCAATTCAGGTTAACTGCTAATCCGTCGTACAGACCAAAAGATCAAAACAAAATATTCCCTCATGTTACCGTAGCCCAACAAACTAAATGGTTGGCTGACAGGGCAGAAAAGTCTGGCTTTCGGGTGAAGTATACTGCAGATGAGCAGTCATTTGATATTGTTAGTCGTGATTGGCCCTTATTGTCATATCGCGGCGGCCGCAGGGTACGCCTTAGTAGAGTTACGTTTGAAGGTACTTTGCAAGTTGTTGATGTTGAATTGTTTAAGAAGACTTTGATTAACGGACTTGGTCGCGAAAAAGCCTTTGGTATGGGACTAATGACGGTTATTCCGCGGGCAAAATAA
- the cas5e gene encoding type I-E CRISPR-associated protein Cas5/CasD, whose protein sequence is MKTLTIRLTAPLQSYGNEATFERRTTGDYPSKSAVIGMIAAALGYSRDDKRIEQLNDLKFAVRIDQRGITLTDFQTAHFKTVKWKEGRKVTYRDYLQDAVFVAAVGGDEAAIEQIHSALKHPHYALFLGRRANVPAGALQMAMIDGDPVSVLSNLPWQASKWYQKRQKNRAAFRAEIIADADLLPDANKTDTLVKDRAISFASKSRQYGFLEVKTTTVELEVKQDTEHDIMSAL, encoded by the coding sequence ATGAAGACACTAACGATTAGGCTGACTGCACCTTTGCAGTCTTATGGTAATGAAGCGACTTTTGAGCGGCGGACGACAGGTGATTATCCGTCAAAAAGTGCGGTAATTGGGATGATTGCGGCAGCCTTAGGCTATAGTCGTGATGACAAGCGAATTGAGCAGTTGAATGATTTGAAATTTGCGGTTCGTATTGACCAGCGCGGAATAACTCTAACTGATTTTCAAACAGCTCATTTTAAAACAGTTAAATGGAAAGAAGGAAGAAAAGTCACTTACCGTGACTACTTGCAAGATGCTGTTTTTGTTGCTGCTGTTGGCGGCGATGAAGCTGCTATTGAGCAAATTCACTCAGCTTTAAAACATCCCCATTATGCGTTGTTCTTAGGACGGCGTGCCAACGTTCCCGCAGGTGCTTTACAGATGGCGATGATAGATGGCGACCCGGTTTCTGTATTAAGTAACCTGCCTTGGCAAGCTTCAAAATGGTATCAGAAGCGGCAAAAAAATCGTGCTGCATTTAGAGCAGAAATTATTGCAGATGCTGATTTGCTACCTGATGCTAATAAAACAGATACTTTGGTGAAGGATCGGGCAATCTCATTTGCTTCAAAATCGCGCCAATATGGTTTTCTCGAAGTTAAAACTACTACGGTTGAATTAGAAGTTAAACAGGATACTGAGCATGATATTATGTCAGCTTTATAG